AAATTAAGATTGATGCAACTAAGATTACTCCCCCCATTTTTTTAAGATATTGAACACCTTTATCCCACATATGTTTTGAAGTTGACTTTAACGTTGGCATTCTATATGGTGGAAGTTCCATAACAAATGGAACATCTTCACCCTTGAATAGAAATTTTTTTAGTAGAATAGCCGAACCCATAGCTGCTAGAACACCTAATGCGTAAATTGTAAAGAGCATTGTTCCAGGATTTTTTGGAAAAAAAGCACTTATCAAAAGTACGTAAACAGGAAGTCTAGCACCACATGACATAAAAGGATTGATAAGCATGGTTATCATTCTATTATTTCTACTTTCAATTGTTCTCGTAGCCATAACAGCAGGAACATTACATCCAAAACCCATAATTAGAGGTATGAAAGATTTTCCATGCAGTCCAAATTTATGCATAATTTTATCCATTATGAAAACAGCTCTTGCCATATAGCCTGTATCCTCTAGGAAAGAGATAAAAAAGAACAAAATTAGAATATTTGGTAGGAAAACAAGAACACCACCAACACCACCAATTACGCCATCAATTATAAGATCTTTTAGCATCCCATCTGAAAGGATATTTCCAATAAACCCACTAAATAATCCTACAATTTCTTCAATCCATCCCATGAATGGGTCGCCAAGAGTAAAAGTTGCCTGAAACATTAGCCACATAAAAAATATAAAAATAGGATAGCCCCACAATTTATGAGTGACGAATGTATCAATTAGTTCTGTTCTCTTTCTTCTTGACTGTGCACCAGGAACAAAAGTCTCTTTCAAAGCTCCAGCTATAAAACCATATTTTGCATCTGTAATTACCGCTTCAGGATCATCCTGATAATTATTTTTCAATTCTGATATTTGATTCTCAACAACTTTGAAAATATCCTCTGAATTAGAACAATTTACTCTGATAGTTTCTTTAGTTCCTGCATCCTGCTCCAAAAGTTTAACAGATAAAAATCTGGGCGAAATTCTAGAACACAATTTGCTGTTTTCTTTTATCCTGATTACTTCCTGAATATTTTTAATGCATGTTTCGATTTGTTCGCCATAATTGATATGTATATGCCTCATTGTATCGTCACGGTCTTCAAAAACTTCGATTATCTTACCAAAAAGATCCTTTACGCCAATTCCTTTAGAACTAACCAAAGGAACAAAAGGGATTCCAAGCAATTTTCCTAAGTCATGATAATTAAAATCATCGCCTTTCTTTTTTAATTCATCGTACATATTCAAACCAACGACGATTTTTATATCCATATCAATTAGTTGTGTAGTGAGGTATAGATTTCTCTCAAGATTTGAAGAGTCTATTACATTCAAAACAATATCGGGAAGTTTCTCAAAAATATGTCTTCTAACATATAGCTCTTCTGGCGAATATGCTGATAACGAATAAGTACCTGGGAGATCCATAATTCTAATTTCATATCCATTTTGAAAGAAAACAGCTTCTTTAGCATCTACAGTTACACCACCATAATTACCAACACGTTCTTTGGAATTCGAAGCAAAATTGAAAAGGGTTGTTTTTCCACAGTTTGGGTTTCCAACCAAAGCAACATTTATTACTTTTTTATCTCTCTTACTTCCTTCAGTGAGTTTTTGACCACCCTCATTGATTACGCCTGAATATTCTTTATGGTTTTCAAACTCTTCTCCTTCACGCTTGACACCTATTAGTTCAGCATCAGATCGTCTAAGACTTACATTGTATCCCATAATTTTATATTCAATTGGATCTTGAAGTGGTGCGTTTTTAATTACCTCAACTTCCTGCCCAACAATGAAACCCATCTCAAGAATTCGTTTTCTAAAAGCACCAATCCCTCTTACCTTGCAAATTTTACCTTTTTGTCCATTTTTCATTTCAGATAATTTCATTACCT
Above is a window of Candidatus Delongbacteria bacterium DNA encoding:
- the feoB gene encoding ferrous iron transport protein B; translation: MKLSEMKNGQKGKICKVRGIGAFRKRILEMGFIVGQEVEVIKNAPLQDPIEYKIMGYNVSLRRSDAELIGVKREGEEFENHKEYSGVINEGGQKLTEGSKRDKKVINVALVGNPNCGKTTLFNFASNSKERVGNYGGVTVDAKEAVFFQNGYEIRIMDLPGTYSLSAYSPEELYVRRHIFEKLPDIVLNVIDSSNLERNLYLTTQLIDMDIKIVVGLNMYDELKKKGDDFNYHDLGKLLGIPFVPLVSSKGIGVKDLFGKIIEVFEDRDDTMRHIHINYGEQIETCIKNIQEVIRIKENSKLCSRISPRFLSVKLLEQDAGTKETIRVNCSNSEDIFKVVENQISELKNNYQDDPEAVITDAKYGFIAGALKETFVPGAQSRRKRTELIDTFVTHKLWGYPIFIFFMWLMFQATFTLGDPFMGWIEEIVGLFSGFIGNILSDGMLKDLIIDGVIGGVGGVLVFLPNILILFFFISFLEDTGYMARAVFIMDKIMHKFGLHGKSFIPLIMGFGCNVPAVMATRTIESRNNRMITMLINPFMSCGARLPVYVLLISAFFPKNPGTMLFTIYALGVLAAMGSAILLKKFLFKGEDVPFVMELPPYRMPTLKSTSKHMWDKGVQYLKKMGGVILVASILIWALGYFPREVNYKIDYDAKIEKITEEFTAKIENADEKSKEQIKEEMGSEISEIEILKESERQENSYIGKIGHIIEPVIAPLGFDWKIGVALVTGLAAKEVVVSTMGVLYQADLEADETSESLMGKLQSQEFPVGHPREGQKVFSGLVAFGLMVFVLLYVPCVAVIAAINRESGSFKWALFNAVYSTSLAYIFSLLIYQIGKLFI